In one Drosophila pseudoobscura strain MV-25-SWS-2005 chromosome X, UCI_Dpse_MV25, whole genome shotgun sequence genomic region, the following are encoded:
- the LOC4812442 gene encoding uncharacterized protein codes for MKKKTTQIAHPIKNYTRKSIKHLTEQSLLRKSCSRTERNTSEMSTTAMSMPQPAAAVGGGAAAAAAALLQQEQAQGCDVETEAEAEGEGDDLLVVCLVGGVDDNRSAENGAIVGTDSGRASANEFDGVAEEPGSSAPQQLKEFTEASLRRNGRDGDDDGVGKGEDVYASRGSHTKWYLMPVQPSPTSTSRTLPTPTADSREVDEAASPALSETAIMPKTGNHGVKVVGTRSNRTTFAGGLSQQMRAVSSPSLTEPYSESRKPPEEGRAAADGAANVATSSSTGSGSGSGVSGVGGVGLGVLLKFKRTFNNFNNKNQLHITPVPATATTAAAPKPKLSPTTPTVSITTAAPAAAGDGTGADGGDGSSGKYRFGPLIWRTSKERRKTKFNRRDKCNSGDSGIQIELEQDEQYSRVLAVSAQGGGDGGGEGGGTSAGTEGAGSKPRTIRRTNSAKASSILGSFALRSKHHMHLDIGGTENVEREAPESLPTRSLSQPNGLETYGMGRPEMEDSDSDSVASHEEAGGYHYPAIYAEVLYNFTAGGPQELGLERGMLIEILRKEVGPWWFGRIKKEETSRVDEILDPELGWFPKEFVRIIQCPETDGFFNAHRAAAATAREDGDAVPVPVAEFAKEADVTMTTDQSNITTIVIESPPMPSNGYPTLNALDSDNNVLRRSAVRELLETEVNYVKLLAAICDGYLPAMSKRIDIFSPNSIRLIFSNIAAIYKFQKKFLEALRRGIEQNQIAKVFLKMHKGFLCYSNYCNAYPRALIELESYDRVKDARTILENCRESENLAELPLSAHLLAPVQRICRYPLHLSEIIKPARASAAKTGSDGEKAEKPSAPDYEQLDVNEMDIPDTYETVNLALEAMRGITEAVNEGKRHSETIARHQASFQNFKGPPLHLHSARFFLQVDATRQKQNLWNSSYTLFLFDNQLVYCKRDIIKRSHFIYKGRIFLDRCRVVNVRDGKMFGHTIKNSLRIYCESRDKWYDFSFRSANRKHRFLNTLALERQFGGKALYVSEMTGFEYNYEERPGDFSDQSDYELPDFEHAMCGGTSASGESSVPESPAKSASRFSDTLPKKSQSRDGFASVDNSQMLSTTSTGSLGRRRIGNWFRKPKSTNCTPSQSPTHKPCFDADETLTAARVAAIELAEAAASLLPTDSSSA; via the exons atgaaaaaaaaaacaacgcaAATAGCGCATCCAATCAAGAACTATACgcgaaaatcaataaaacacCTAACCGAACAAAGTTTATTACGCAAAAGCTGCAGccgaacagaacggaacaCAAGCGAAATGTCTACAACAGCAATGAGCATGCCCCAGCCTGCCGCGGCGGTCGGGGggggagctgcagctgcagctgcagcgctGCTGCAACAAGAACAAGCGCAAGGATGTGACGTCGAAACCGAAGCCGAGgccgagggcgagggcgacgATTTGCTGGTCGTGTGCCTGGTGGGCGGCGTTGATGATAATAGGAGCGCCGAGAACGGTGCCATCGTTGGCACAGATAGTGGGCGTGCCTCGGCCAACGAATTCGATGGCGTTGCCGAGGAGCCGGGAAGCAGCGCCCCACAGCAATTAAAGGAATTCACAGAAGCTAGTCTAAGGAGAAATGGacgcgacggcgacgacgatgGCGTTGGCAAGGGCGAGGATGTCTATGCCAGCCGCGGATCCCATACAAAATGGTACTTAATGCCCGTGCAGCCCTCACCCACGTCCACCAGCAGAACCCTCCCCACTCCGACAGCTGACAGCCGTGAGGTGGACGAAGCTGCTTCGCCGGCACTGAGCGAAACCGCCAT CATGCCGAAAACCGGAAATCACGGAGTCAAAGTCGTAGGAACCAGGAGCAACAGGACCACCTTTGCCGGCGGACTG tCGCAGCAGATGCGCGCCGTCTCCAGTCCCTCGCTCACAGAGCCCTATTCAGAGTCGCGAAAGCCGCCGGAGGAGGGCAGGGCAGCGGCGGACGGGGCTGCCAATGTggccacaagcagcagcaccggcagcggcagcggcagcggtgtGAGCGGTGTGGGCGGTGTGGGCCTAGGCGTCCTGCTTAAATTTAAGCGCACGTTTAACAACTTCAACAACAAGAACCAACTGCACATCACGCCCGTaccggcaacggcaacgacagcagccGCCCCAAAGCCCAAGCTATCGCCAACGACGCCGACCGTGTCGATCACAACAGCGGCACCAGCGGCGGCGGGCGACGGCACTGGAGCGGACGGGGGCGATGGCAGCTCCGGCAAGTACCGCTTCGGACCCCTCATCTGGCGCACCTCGAAGGAGCGCCGCAAGACCAAGTTCAACCGACGCGACAAGTGCAACTCGGGCGACTCGGGCATCCAGATAGAGCTGGAGCAGGACGAGCAGTACTCCCGCGTGCTGGCGGTGAGTGCCCAGGGCGGGGGAgacggaggaggagaaggaggcggCACGTCCGCTGGAACCGAAGGAGCTGGCAGCAAGCCGCGCACCATACGGCGCACCAACTCGGCCAAGGCGAGCAGCATCCTCGGCTCCTTCGCCCTGAGGTCCAAGCACCACATGCACCTGGACATCGGGGGCACTGAGAATGTCGAGCGTGAGGCGCCCGAGTCACTGCCCACACGATCGCTCAGCCAGCCCAACGGACTGGAAACCTACGGCATGGGCCGCCCGGAGATGgaggacagcgacagcgacagcgtgGCATCCCACGAAGAAG CTGGCGGCTACCACTACCCGGCCATCTACGCGGAGGTGCTGTACAATTTCACGGCCGGAGGGCCGCAGGAGCTGGGCCTGGAGCGCGGCATGCTGATTGAAATACTGCGCAAGGAAGTGGGACCCTGGTGGTTCGGCCGCATCAAGAAGGAGGAGACCAGTCGCGTGGACGAGATCCTCGACCCCGAGCTAGGCTGGTTCCCGAAGGAGTTCGTGCGCATTATTCAGTGCCCCGAGACGGATGGCTTCTTCAACGCACACCGAGCGGCAGCCGCAACGGCCAGGGAGGACGGCGATGCCGTGCCAGTGCCCGTGGCCGAATTCGCCAAGGAGGCAGACGTCACCATGACCACGGATCAGAGCAACATCACCACCATAGTCATTGAGTCCCCGCCAATGCCCTCGAACGGGTATCCCACCCTGAACGCGCTGGACAGCGACAACAACGTCCTGCGCCGAAGTGCTGTGCGCGAGCTGCTGGAGACGGAGGTCAACTACGTCAagctgctggctgccattTGTGACGG GTATCTGCCGGCCATGAGCAAGCGCATCGACATATTCTCGCCGAACAGCATCCGCCTGATCTTCTCGAACATAGCGGCCATCTACAAGTTCCAGAAAAAGTTCCTCGAGGCGTTGCGCAGGGGAATCGAGCAGAACCAAATCGCGAAGGTGTTCCTGAAAATG CACAAGGGATTCCTGTGCTACTCCAACTACTGCAACGCCTATCCCCGGGCCCTTATCGAGCTGGAGTCCTACGATCGTGTCAAGGATGCACGCACCATTCTGGAGAA TTGCCGCGAGTCGGAGAACCTGGCCGAGCTGCCACTCTCCGCCCACCTGCTGGCTCCCGTGCAACGCATCTGCCGCTATCCCCTGCACCTCAGCGAGATTATCAAGCCGGCGCGTGCTTCTGCTGCCAAGACGGGCAGCGATGGCGAAAAAGCTGAGAAACCCTCGGCCCCTGACTACGAACAGCTCGACGTCAACGAGATGGACATACCCGACACGTACGAGACCGTAAACCTGGCGCTGGAGGCCATGCGCGGCATCACTGAGGCGGTCAATGAGGGCAAACGCCACAGCGAGACCATTGCGAGGCACCAGGCCAGCTTTCAGAACTTCAAGGGCCCGCCGCTGCATCTGCACAGCGCACGCTTCTTCCTGCAGGTGGACGCCACACGCCAGAAGCAGAATCTGTGGAACAGCAGCTACACCCTGTTCCTGTTCGACAACCAGCTGGTCTACTGCAAGCGCGACATCATCAAACGCAGCCACTTCATTTACAAGGGGCGCATATTCCTCGACCGCTGTCGCGTGGTGAACGTGCGGGATGGCAAGATGTTCGGGCACACGATCAAGAACTCGCTGCGGATCTACTGCGAGTCGCGGGACAAGTGGTACGACTTCAGCTTCCGCTCGGCGAACCGCAAGCACCGCTTCCTCAACACCCTCGCCCTCGAGCGGCAGTTCGGCGGCAAGGCCCTCTACGTATCGGAGATGACTGGCTTCGAGTACAACTACGAGGAGCGGCCGGGCGACTTTTCCGATCAGTCGGACTACGAGCTGCCCGACTTTGAGCACGCCATGTGCGGCGGCACATCGGCCAGTGGGGAGAGCTCCGTTCCGGAATCGCCGGCCAAGTCAGCGTCCCGGTTCTCCGATACTTTGCCGAAAAAATCGCAGTCCCGCGATGGCTTCGCCAGCGTGGACAACTCCCAGATGCTGTCGACGACATCGACGGGTTCGCTGGGACGACGCCGCATTGGCAACTGGTTCCGCAAGCCAAAGAGCACCAACTGCACGCCCAGCCAGTCGCCGACGCACAAGCCGTGCTTTGACGCCGATGAGACTCTGACAGCGGCCCGTGTGGCAGCCATCGAGCTGGCCGAGGCCGCCGCCTCGCTCTTGCCAACCGATAGTTCATCCGCCTAA